CccctggtttttacagacagagcTAACAGTATCTGTCTTCCTGGTGCTAGAATCCTGGGCTGTGAGGTCTGGACTTGGGCTGGGTTCgctcgctcccaaggtatccctcctaatttttattcaccatgcatgaatgtgggaccatctgttCTGCCACCgctgcctctccccaccacacCACCTTTCCCCGGTCTCCATGACTCCGCCCCTCTTACCCATCTGTATGAATgcgacttctttaaatccttggtctTCCAACTTCCATATAGCTCGGTGTTCTGATGGATCTGGGTATTATTAGTTTTTGaaatctggttgtaattcttccTATGGTTgcacaaggaagcaaagtgtgtctacctacacctccatcttgactggaagtctcattACTTAAtacattacatatttatttgattGTTTCTTGTCTGTCTCCCAGATTTCATTGAAAGCagaaaatttttctgttttgttcactatcGCTCGCCCCATTAGCAACTCAGCACTGTCATACTTGGATCTCTTTGCTGAAATTCAGCTTCCACCCTGCCCCAATTCCAATTTGCTGAATCCCCAGCAATAGCCAAATGCTTCTCTCAGCTGCCAGGCTGTTCCTGGTCCCTCTTCCCTCAGGCTATCTTCTTGTCCCACCTTGGTCTCTTCTAGCTTACCTTCTCTAGGAAACCCTGACTCACCCAACCCCTCCTCCAATCAGCAACAGGATCTCTTATATACCATTTCCTCCTAAAACCTGCCTGTAATTTTTTAACTATGTGTTCTTGTTGATTACATGTGTGTCCATCCAGTCTCCCCAGTGGAACTATGGGTGCCCTCAGGACAAGGATGGAGTCAACACAACCTGACCACCTGGAACCTTTGCCAAGGACCAGTAATCACCTTGGCATCTGTGGGCACACAGAAAGCTCCACTGCCTGATGTgatacacacaggcacacgggGGGGGGGGTCACCCACTCCTCTGAGGTATGAAGCTGCTGACCTGAGGAACCAACCCTACCCCCCAACTCAAGTACTTGTAAGGGGTCTTTAATAGCCTGCTTCTCCAGCCTCTTCTCCTGCCACTCCCCCAGGAAGCTGTCTTTGTCACAGAAACAGCCACAGAGGATTACTCACCATGGGTTTTcatgcctctgtgcctttgttcaGACTTTCTCTTGcctcacacaccccaccccccacacctgaACAGCTCTTACTCAACTTCCCAGTATCAACTCTGGTGTCAGGGCTCCTGTGAAGCCTCCCCCGTAATTTTGCATATTCGCTCTTCATCCGTGcactttatgtttatttatttgtttattttaatcttcactgGAGGATATACTtattaatggggggggggggacatcaGTTGGCTACCTCCCagtcccaactgggaatcaaacccataacctaggcatgcaACCTGACTGGAAacaaaccagtgacattttggtatACAGGgacaatgctcccaccaactTAGTCACCCTCCAAGGTTGTTCCATGCACTTTAGAATGAAGGCTCCCAGATCTGAAACCAAAGTTTGCAAAAACAGAAAAGCCCAAACAAACAGCTTATCCATCTGTAGAAGTAACTTACTTCAGAAGATGGTTTGGGACTGatgggaaggaggctggggaagTGCTCCCAGGGGCTAAGGTGCATCCTCAGCCCTGAGATGTGACTAATGACAGCTATTGGTAACAACAGCAAGGGTAACTAACATCCACTATGTGCTTTCCAAATGCCACAAGGTGGTTTAAGTACCTTACCTACATGATCTCCTTTAATCTTGAGTGTAATCCCATGAGAGGATCAATTATTGTAGAGTTCCATCGTACAGCTGAGAAAACGAGGCTCAAAGAagttaagttacttgcccaagatcacatagctaagTAAAGGAAAGAACCAGGACCCAAGTGCTGGACAAATGGGCTCTTAAAGCGGAAATTTTTAACCCCCAAGCTGTACTGCCTCTCATACCCTGTTATAACCACATGTATTGTGTCCTGCTGTGGCAGCGCAAGGGTTATGCTCGGCAAAAGGATTGACAGCAAAGAGTTAGAACATCAAGATCTTCTGGCTGTTGTCCAGTGCTATCCAAGGCCAAAGACCCCGTGTCTGGCAGATGATAGCCTCTGGAGTAGTTATATCTCCTGGGATCGGGAAAGCTGGCTCAGTTTCCCTGACACCATCAAATGCTAGCctgtccttccctctgtctctcatgTTACATTTATAGAAGGCCTGTTGGGTTTCCCCACACTGTCCTTATTCCTGGAGATACAATGGTCCCAGGCAGACCAACACGGAAACAGACACCCTACAGCTCAACACGGTAAGTGCCATTTATAAAAGAGAGCCAACGGGTGCTCAGAGGAGGAAGATGGTGACCAAACCTGTGAGACAGGGTCAAAACCCAAGAAGGCTCTTGGAGGACATGATGCTTGAGCTAAGCGTTAAGAGAAATATATAACTACATACTTTTCtttaagggttaaaaaaaaattttttttaaagccctggctggtgtggctcagtggttgagtgccagcctgtgaatcaaagggttgctggttcgactcccagttggggcgcatgcctgggttgtgggccaggtctatATCCAGCCAGGgaatcgactgagccacaccagccagggctatatccaCAGATTCTTGTAGCATATATAGggtttcacattatttttttaacccactgggaattaattttcatatatgatAAGAGGTTGAAATCTAACTTAATTAACTTCTTCAAATGGTAAGCTAGTTGCAAAAGGTTTTCAAATAATTCATCTCTCCTCACTTACTTGAGATGCCATCTCTATCATATACTAAACTGGTGTATGTTTGctctattttttcatgttttattttgttccacTGATCTCGGGAAGAAGGCACTATATTGTAGTGGCAAACTTTGCAGGCTCTGAAGTCCGATTATTTGGggtgtgcctcagttccctcatttgtgaaatggagataataatagcacctaatTTTACAAAGTAGCACCTAATGAATATAATGGCCGAGAAGATGGAATGCGATAATGCACACAAAGTACGCATtacagcgcctggcacagagtTAACCCGCCAGTGAGCAGCAGGTGCTCTGGTGATCCCTATCTGCCCGCGCCTGGACCAGTGGCCCAGGAGGGTGAAATTACTAAACACGTAGCTTTGAGCTGATGGGACAGCTCTGCTGCTTACtatctgtgtggccttgggcaagttacttatctTTTACTGTCTATCTCTGTGGTCTGGTTTCCTCAGTCATAACAGGGCTATGAAAGTATCTACCGCAGCGTGTCGTGACTATTAAACATGACAAGgtcagttgaatgtttattcttctGCTGATTATTATTACAATGTTATAATTTATTATCTGTCTTTATGTGTTGTAGCCCTTCTCATTatcttcccccccaaaaaaaattatGGGGAGTGTCAATCATTCACAGCCTGGTCTACTGTGCgtgaataaaatagaatttctgCGAAGTTGATGCCTAGCCCCTGATCTGTGCTGAGCGTCACTGTGACCAGTGAGGTTTTGAGTGAGTGACCAGTAGGATGTAAGAGGGCGTGGGGaagggcctggggggtggggctttGAAGTTCATATAGCAggtttttaaacatgtttttattctgTCTTAATTCTTACTTTTACAAAGAAATTTGCATAGTTTAAAAAGCTAACTAGTTCTACAAggtatttactgaaaaacaaCACCCCGCCACACGCTCCTGCATAAAGCACTCACACGTTTCTCGGCTCTGCTTCTGGTACTTGCCTCTGTATTTCTAAATAACCTGCCtatgttattatttcttctttatatgttAGATATAATCAATTTGCTGTCTGCCATGGAAGACCAGGGTGTAGTTATCTTTAATCCTGCTCTCCTAAtgtgctccccaccccatcctctcaattaaaatatattccagCTTTTGGTTAAGTCAGTACTCACTCAGTGTTTACATTATTATGTCTGTGAAAATATTCTTCACAGCTGAGCTATGTAGTATTTGTACTAAGACTCCGCGAATCTGTAAAAACTGCTTTTATTAACATAAGGGACATGAAGCCGAGAAACTGCGTCCTCTAAAATCACAGTCACGGACTTCGCTGTTTGAAACCCATCAGTGAGAGCGCGCAGAGGTCTGAGCCCTGTGGGTCACTTCGACACAAAGAAGCATCCCTGAACTCCAACCTAGGTGCGGAACTTCAGATAATGGGGTTTTGGACACAACAGTAGATTTATCTTAATTATGTAGTTATCTCATACATAATTACCTAAAGTGAATTATCTTAATTTTGTAGTTTCCAAGTGGACACTTAGTTCACTTCTCAGCCCAGGCTCGCTGTTGATTCTCTCACTTATATCCGTGCTTACCTTGAACCTTTCAAAACActgctttatttaaatattacttaaatCCCACCTTTCCCACGTCCTATAGTGACCCCGTTTTTTCCTTCGATGAGCCGCTCCATGTAGTTCCTCTGGTTTGGATTCTTTCTCACAGCAGCAAGTTATAAACCTAACTCTGTTCGTACAGTTCTGTTCCTAGTGGTCTTTTCCAGGAAGGCTTTTTATAAATTCTCTTCCCTTTTATAACTCTTTGTTTTCCCTAAAGTTGGTAATTGCCCAACCTTTTCTTTTACTTGGTTTTCTATATTCCTATCATGAATTCGCCCCCCCAAACTCTCTGGAAGACATGTACACCTCCTCTCAATGCCTTAAGCACATCAGGTAATTCCTCGGTCCCACACTTTTTCCCTTAAAGACACCTCCTGAAGCCCTTTGTCCCCTGGCTCCAAGCAGTCTGGTTTCtcccctcatttctttttaaaatatgacaacctgccttggctggcgtggctcagtttgttggtaCATTGTCCCGTGGaccaaaaggtcgcgggttccattcccagtcagggcacctacccaGGTTGCCGATGGATCCCATCGGGGTGCGCATGAGAAGGcaacccaatcaatgtttctctctcacatcgacgtttctgcatctccccttcctctctctccaaaagcaatggggaaaaaagtcatcaggtgaggataaaaaaataattaaaaatatgacaatCTTCTCACTGCAGCTGGCCTGCACTCCTCATTCTCTtgcttctctgctctctgctcctccGCACCCTCTCAGATGGCCATGGAAGAAGAGATCGCCACACTCATCATCAACAGTGGCTCTGGCGTATACGTGCAAAGCTGGCTTTGCTGGGGATGATGTTTCCTGGGCCATGTTCCCAGCTTCCATCCTTGGGGCACCCCTGACATGGGGCAGAAGAATACTTACGTAAGTGATGAGGCCCAGAACAAGCGTGGCACCTTGACCCTGAAGTACCCTATTGAGCTTAGCACAGTCACCAACTGGGACGACATGGAGAAAATCTGGCACCACACCTTCTACAACAAGCTGTGGCCTGTGAGGAGCACCCAGTGCTGCTGACTGAGGCTCCCCTGAACTCCAAGGCCAACCATGAGAAGATGACTCAGCTCacgatttttaaaattgtttttgactCAGATTACGTTTGGGAGCTTCAACACTCCGGCCGTGTACATGGCCATCCGGGCTGTGCTGCCCCTCTGTGTGTGCCTCTGGCTGCACCTCTGGCATTGTAGGACTAGGGATGGGGTCGCCCACACTGTGCCCATCTACAAGGGCTACACCCTCCCCCATGCCATCCTGTGTCCGAACCTGGCTGGCCGGGGCCCGACAGACTACCTCATGAAGATCCTCAGGGAGCGAGGCTACAGCTTCACCACCATCACTGAGCAGGAACTTGTGGAAGACATCAAGGAAAAGCTCTGCTCTGTCACCCTGGACTTCAAACAGGAGACAGacaccgcctcctcctcctcctccctggagaAGAGTTAAGAGCGGCCTGATGGGCAGCAGATCATTGGCAACAAGCAGTGCCAGTGTCCAGAGGCGCTCTTCCAGCCCTCCCTTCTGGTATGGAGTCTGCGGCATCTACCAGATGACATTTAATTCCATCATGAAGTGTGAAGTTGACGTCCAAAAGGACCTGTATGCCAACATGGTGATGTTTGGTGGGACCACTAGGTATCCAGGCATCGCCAACAGGGTGTAGAAGGGCGTCACAGCCCTGGCTCCCAGCACAGTGAAGGTCAATATCTGCCCTGCTGGAACTCAAGTACTTGGCGTGGATTGGCGGTTCTATCCTGGCCTCGCTGTCCACCTCCCAGCAGGTGTGGATCAGTCAGCAGAAGTAAGATGAGTTGGGCCCCTCTATCATCCACGGCAAATGCTTCTAAATGGACTGTGGGCAGATCCATAGCATTTGCTGCATGAGTTGATCAAGTCTAAGTTTGTCCTGGCAAATGTACACATCTCATGCTGATCTTGTGAAGCTGGAATAAGCCTTTGAAAAGAAATTGTTCTTCAAGTTTGTATATCTGATCTCAGCACTGGATCGTAGACCTGGTTGCTGATTTCGACCTTGTATTCAAGTTAACTATTCCCTTGGTGTATGTTTAATACCCTGTACATGTCTCTGATTAAACCCCTGTACATGCTGTTGGTCACTTGGTGGCCTAAACAAGAACATGTTTCTGCAAGAGAAATCCAGTGGTTTGATGAGAATCCACAAGACTGTGGTTCCTGATTTGTGCCGGGTATTAACACGAGGGAGCTGCCTATTCTAGGATTTCTCTAGAGGCTGGCACGAGTCTTGAACCAGTAGTCATTCTGTCTTGCTGGTCTGACAGGTTTGGGAGGGTCTCCGCGTCAGGACCCATTTTCCTTTCTTAGCTGATGTTTCCTGCCAGAACACCTGTGTTGTTACTTGCCTTGAGTTGGAAATCGGTTTGCATTTCCACCCGTAAATTTATTCATCCTTTTAATTTATGTAAGGTTTTTGCACACAATTCTCAATTCTTTAAGAGAtgacaaattttgtttttctactctCATGTGAGGACATTAGGCCTTGGCAACACGTCATTGAGGAAAATAAAGtgctatagtaaaaaaaaaaaaaaaaaaaaaaaaacccaaacccaaaaaACACCTTTGTTGTAACATCTGTCTCAAAGCATCATGGTTAGTAGTCAATGCTTCCgttttcctgacttctttttcccccctccaccccaggagGGGCCGAGGGTCTTGATATCTTTATTTCTCCAAAGTTTACCCAGGCGCTCAAGGTACGAACGAACGAACgaatgaacaaatgaacgaaCGAAAGGGATTTTTGTGCTTAAGTGAAGTTTAAGGAAAACCGTATCACAAGGTTTAAGGGTGGCTTTCTGCATGCCAccgaaagagagaagagaagcagcaCCAGCACCGCAGCACCGAAGCCCCAGGCGACCCAAGACGCTATTTGGTGAGCACAGGCTGCTGAACTCCGCTGAGGAAAAAACCGTAGCGCGAACCCTGCTGGCGCCGCCGTGAGGACTTCAACTCCCAGAAGGCAACGCGAAGGCGAGCGCGAGCCCTGGGAGAGTGCCGCACGCTGACGTTGCGCAGAACGGGAAACGCGGGGCAGAGGTACGGGTAAGTCGAAGGCCGGAATGGACTGGGCGGAGGGTGAAAGCGGTGCGCGGCCCTGGGCCTAAGTGAGACGGAATGGGCTAGTGAGGGAGGGCAGAAGAGTCCCAAAGGGAGTGGGGGTCGCGAGGTTGAAAGATCTCCAGCTCCGCTTTCTCTTCCCGCAGCGACCATGACGAAATTAGCGCAGTGGCTTTGGGCACTGGCGCTCCTGGGTTCCGCCTGGGCGGCCCTGACCACTGGGGCCCTAGGCCTGGAGCTGCCTTTGTCCTGCCGGGAGGTCCTGTGGCCACTGCCTGCCTATTTGCTGGTGTCTGCTGGCTGCTATGCACTGGGCACTGTGGGCTACCGTGTGGCCACTTTTCACGACTGCGAGGATGCCGCCCGGGAGCTGCAGAGCCAGATCCAGGAGGCCAGAGCTGACTTATCCCGCAGGGGGATGCGCTTCTGACACCCTAACCCCATTCCCGCTGGAcggcccctccctcccatctcccattAAACAGTGGCAAGTTACTTACTAACTTCGTGTAGAATGGGAATTGGGGATTGTGTGTACCAATTGTCGAGAAGTGACAGGCCAACAAGCCACCTCCTTGAGGTCATCTAAGCCTTTATCTTTGCATCCCGCTGGTGTTCCTCCTGTTTATTTCAAAGGAGGCGAGGGCCCCTTCTCAAGATCTAAGGATGGAAATGTTACACTTCTCTGGTCCTTTTAACCCTGTCAGGAAGTACTTCTTGAAGTCTAACTTATTCTTCTTCATAACATCCAAGCTCTGTCCTTGCCACGGCCTTCCTAGGTCTTTCCTAGGTTGCTCTGGTTCTCTTAGATACCGTTCCTGAGCCAGCCCTCCCAACCCAAGGATGACTCTGCCCATGCAGTGCACCTTTGCCCTTCACCAAACCAGGCAGGCTGAGAATCACTGAATAGAGAATAGGCCTCCATGGGCAGGCGTAGGGAACAGTTTATTTTAAGGCACAGTCTAAAGATTTCACCCCCagcttccaaaattaaaaaatataatctctaaaaaataagtgctGTCTCCCAGGTCTCATCCAGTCTTCTAAGTAAAGCTCTTTCTCTGATCCCCAGATTCTCAAagttgtctctttttctttcccataacCCATGGCACCTGTGGAGCTGGTCAGCTGGAACAGCTGAAACAGGTTGGTCTGAACCTCTTTGGTAACAAGTTGGCATTAAGGTGCCCTGTGGTCAGGTGAACTGCCTCAGGTTTGTAGGAGCTGATAGTTCCTGTCTTGGTCCTGAGGGTACTTCCAGAAAAGCCAGAGGCGAATGAAGCTGGTGAGGATTCCTGGAAGGTTGGGCACCTGAAATCCCAAGGGCTGCGATGAGAAGAGGAGCGGCTTTTCCACTTTGCACACCTGTCACCCCATCCCTGTGCTGCTTACCATGATGTAGGGATCTCTGAGCCGAAACCCATAGAGAGTCCAGGAGGCAGAGGTGAGGAGGGTGGCAATGGTCAGTGAGAAAGAGAGACGCTGGGTGGATTTAGTCTGAATAACTTTGGCCTGGGGAAGGATGAAAGACACTCCTAGCCCAGACACAGTAAAGCTCCTACCTTGCCTaataatttcctcagaaaaaaggTCAAGTATCCTCCCTGATTTTCTGTTACCCAGcctttccctcccacttcccATTCATCTACCTTTTCTGCCCTGTCTCCTTCCAGGATTTGAATCTTCCCCTCCTCTGGAGCATAAGCTACAGTCTCTGTCTATGAGACCCGATCCTTCTTATCTCCCCAACTTCCACAGACACCCCACTCACCAAATCAGTCAATGGTGACAGGTACATACTGATGGTGAAGATACTGCAGAAGAGGCCCAGCTGCTGAAGCCTGACCTCAATGCTTGGCACCAGGAGCCAAAAGTAGCCAAAACCCAGGAGAAGGACCCCCAGCAGGGCTGCTGTCTGTAGGAGCACAGCACGCTGCAGGGGAAAGAATAGTCTGACTTCTACATGTGCCAGGAGCCCTCTCTGATCCCTtctgaaattcattcattcacacaccaGTGGAGGAGCCACTCTTTGTCCAGACCCAGTACTGCACTTGTCACAGCCTTTTTCCCACTAGTGACTTGATCCCACAACACTGGAGGTTTCTAGGAGAGGGAAAgatatcttttttggggggagcttGGTATACACAAAAAGAGCTTAATAAATGCTTGTATAATTGAATGGGTAAACAGCTGATCATCTCATTCTCAGCCACTGGCCTTGGTTCTGAAGGAACCATGGGAGATAAAAGCGCTTTCCCTCAGCTTATTGGGCAGTAAGGAGGCACCATCAGGGTGAGCAGAGCTATCAGCCTTGCCAGAAAAGGGGTGATGTGTGAGTCTCAGAAGGCTGAcattggggaggaaggaggactgCAATGCTGGAGGGGCCTTCCAGGAAAAGTTGGCAGTGCCAGCCTGTTACAGTCTTCTAGGAAGTACTGCTTGCCCTGCCAGCAAGCAAGACATGCTGCAGAAGAGATGAGTGCAAGGGAGGGTCCCTACCTTCCGAGGGCAGTAGTGCAGATATACCAAGATATATAAGGTCTGAAGCACCGCTCCCACAGCGTTGACAACGATTAGAGTCCCATCTCTCTTCAAGGTCCCATAACTCAGCCAGCTCAGGttgctgcagggtggaggggagagacatTCGCCATGGGGATGAATGTAGGAGGGGGACCCGAGGGGTCTCTTCCACGGTCCtcaccccaccctacccactcAGTCTTTCCGCCCAGCTTCTGCCCCCTCACTTGACATCCGTGGTGAGAAAGGGCAGGAACTGGACATTGTCCACTCGCCGTGTCATCCGCATGTGCCTGAGGTCGGAACTGTAACGGGGCCGGCGAAGGCAGGAATGAGAGGGGAAGGAATAACCAGGCTACTGGGGACTGGAGACCCCTAATTCCTGTCATCCTCCCCTAACAACTGCACACCCTCGGGCCCGTTCTCAGCTCTCTTGCCTTCTTCAGGTCAAGCGACCAGCCTTGCTCTGGTACCCCGTTCCCCTCGACCCGACTCTACTTTGACCCCAGGCTCCGGAagcagcctggggctgcagccacgtCTCCGTCCCCTCCCCTCTCGCTCCTTTCCTGACTTTCTGATCCTGCCCTATCCCGGCCCAGCAGCGCTCTCACAGGCCGGTGGAGAACATGCCGAGGGTGAAGAGCACGCAAGCTCCAGAAAGGAGCGTGTCCGCCACGCCGCTGGTCTCCATCCCTCTCAAAGCAGGCTCCCAGCGCCGCCGCGGGGCCGCCTAGTCGGTGGCGGGGCCACCGTCGCCGGAGCCCCGCCCCTCCGCGTCCCAGGCCAAAAGCTCGGCCGTCCCCCGGAAACTGAACCGGAACCTGAACCGGAACCCGGCCTAGGACGTAAGGAGGGAactcaggccccgccccccccacaccAGCCTATCGCTGGCTGGCCAACTTCCCCGACTGGCCAACTTCCCCGACCTGACGTCGCCCTCCAGGTCTCTGTCGGCAGCTTCCTGGGGCTCCGCGGACTTGCCCCAGTACCCGTAGCCTACTGCTCTTTGCTTACCCCTTAGATTACCTAGACTCCCCAGCCTTAACTGTCCCACAGGCCTACCCGCGACCCTACGTGGTGGATCTCAAAACAAAAGCTTGCTGGATCCAACCAGATTTCAACCTGCTTTCCACCAACAGCTCCAGCTCAGAACCTCATTGGCCCAGGATTTGGGAGGGTTTCTCTTCCCAGTTTGCTGAATCCTCTTCCCAGTCTCTCCCCTAAATTACAGGGATTGCCAGAAATGACTGATTCTGTCAGGTGTCCTCCCCATTTAGCCACACCACCAACTTGGCTGGTCCACCGAAGTGCCTAGCACTTTGATGACCCCTTAGTCCCACCTGACTCGCTGTTGGGAACTTTCCATCCCAGATTCCCACGTGTCTTGGTGGATCACGGCCTTGCCTCAGCTGCTGTTCCCTTGAGGGCTGCCCTGACTCACCCAAAATTATGAGCACCTGCATGGTATGCCAAAACCCAAAGCCCAGcgctgcgagggtgggagtggggcagaggTGTGACGGGAAGAATTTCCAGAGTGGGGTCAGCCTAAAACCGGAGAGACTGTGtgggtgtaacagggtgcagccagggggactcccaaagagggatttgtaatggggtccagaactcaggatgtccaagaaacattaaaaaaaaaaaaaaaaatcacccccacaagtctgaactggggaaTGGGACACATTGAGagttctgcatagcaacagttttgcaactaacctcaggcatggtcatttaacatatctataacttttgactggtttcatggatatgttaaatagctgtggccaccctttgagccagggagatgggagtgacttccacccaggatgtaactgggaggcaactccccatggttacagtgcctgcgtgagagcttggataTGATTGGCTCTACACCATGGGGCCACTCCTGCCCAGACttattatggcagcccagaaaagctggaaaaatatgggaatgctggcaggtgttaGCGGATtatgggaggagtcggaaatgaagtgcagaggaagattggcgctgggatttaaacccaggcgtggcagccatgcAAAAGAGGGGACTATGTGGCTTTGGCAAGGAAGCGGGGAATCACGCGGCTTGGAGTTCCCTTTGCCACTCAGCttaggaagccagaaagcaagatgAAGCAGTGAAGCAGAGCTTCcccttagcagtttggaagaatgcaggagagacgttgcaggaaggaagggtgaaaggacgctgggtggtgggccaggagGTGCCATgcgggtttggattaagaactggagatcccagccacacagctgatggtgcggGGAACTGCAGGGGGCCACCTtagccatggacttctatttctttcctgagCTACAGTatcctggactgggcagagggggaaagcctgtgtgcatttgtgggtattttaagggACTCTGggatcttaatgaagacattaagtcattactctaggTCTGTATCACTTTtggaataaataattcctttccttttcaccagtctctgacaTTGAGGGCTATAATTTCCTGGCGGTGGGCAAGGTGAACTTAGTATAGGGGGACCCTGGGAGAGggggggtccatttggtaatagtatatcgtcaCCCACCTCcacgggtctgttctgtaacattagGGGTTAGTGAGAGGTAAGAATTCTttccagagaggggaaaaaattcaAACCCAGTTGCTATTGGTAACGCCCACAGCAGGAACTCAATGGTCATAAGTTAGTATGGAGAGGCAAAAGAGCATGTACAAAAAAACAGGTTTATTTTCAGACAACATTGTATAAAAAAGAGCCAGTTATAGACATCAGCAAAGACACACAGCAAATGTATATACAGATCCTGTACATGTGGGTCCTGCCCTAACAGCTCCACTCGAGGACCAGGTTGGCACAGCCCCGGTTGGCACAGCCCTGAGGAGTGCTGCCCCAGGATGGGAGATGCTGGGTCAGCCCAAGCATACCATCTCTCCGGTCCCTGTCTCCCAGGCAGGAAACTGTCTCTTGCTTTTCCTTCAGTCAGCTCATCTTAGC
The sequence above is drawn from the Desmodus rotundus isolate HL8 chromosome 12, HLdesRot8A.1, whole genome shotgun sequence genome and encodes:
- the DPM3 gene encoding dolichol-phosphate mannosyltransferase subunit 3 isoform X1, producing MDWAEGESATMTKLAQWLWALALLGSAWAALTTGALGLELPLSCREVLWPLPAYLLVSAGCYALGTVGYRVATFHDCEDAARELQSQIQEARADLSRRGMRF
- the DPM3 gene encoding dolichol-phosphate mannosyltransferase subunit 3 isoform X2 codes for the protein MTKLAQWLWALALLGSAWAALTTGALGLELPLSCREVLWPLPAYLLVSAGCYALGTVGYRVATFHDCEDAARELQSQIQEARADLSRRGMRF
- the SLC50A1 gene encoding sugar transporter SWEET1 isoform X3, coding for METSGVADTLLSGACVLFTLGMFSTGLSDLRHMRMTRRVDNVQFLPFLTTDVNNLSWLSYGTLKRDGTLIVVNAVGAVLQTLYILVYLHYCPRKRAVLLQTAALLGVLLLGFGYFWLLVPSIEVRLQQLGLFCSIFTISMYLSPLTDLRSLHHALGISGAQPSRNPHQLHSPLAFLEVPSGPRQELSAPTNLRQFT
- the SLC50A1 gene encoding sugar transporter SWEET1 isoform X5, which encodes METSGVADTLLSGACVLFTLGMFSTGLSDLRHMRMTRRVDNVQFLPFLTTDVNNLSWLSYGTLKRDGTLIVVNAVGAVLQTLYILVYLHYCPRKRAVLLQTAALLGVLLLGFGYFWLLVPSIEVRLQQLGLFCSIFTISMYLSPLTDLRSLHHGAQPSRNPHQLHSPLAFLEVPSGPRQELSAPTNLRQFT
- the SLC50A1 gene encoding sugar transporter SWEET1 isoform X1, which produces METSGVADTLLSGACVLFTLGMFSTGLSDLRHMRMTRRVDNVQFLPFLTTDVNNLSWLSYGTLKRDGTLIVVNAVGAVLQTLYILVYLHYCPRKRAVLLQTAALLGVLLLGFGYFWLLVPSIEVRLQQLGLFCSIFTISMYLSPLTDLAKVIQTKSTQRLSFSLTIATLLTSASWTLYGFRLRDPYIMPLGFQVPNLPGILTSFIRLWLFWKYPQDQDRNYQLLQT
- the SLC50A1 gene encoding sugar transporter SWEET1 isoform X2 encodes the protein METSGVADTLLSGACVLFTLGMFSTGLSDLRHMRMTRRVDNVQFLPFLTTDVNNLSWLSYGTLKRDGTLIVVNAVGAVLQTLYILVYLHYCPRKRAVLLQTAALLGVLLLGFGYFWLLVPSIEVRLQQLGLFCSIFTISMYLSPLTDLAKVIQTKSTQRLSFSLTIATLLTSASWTLYGFRLRDPYIMVPNLPGILTSFIRLWLFWKYPQDQDRNYQLLQT
- the SLC50A1 gene encoding sugar transporter SWEET1 isoform X4, which gives rise to MRMTRRVDNVQFLPFLTTDVNNLSWLSYGTLKRDGTLIVVNAVGAVLQTLYILVYLHYCPRKRAVLLQTAALLGVLLLGFGYFWLLVPSIEVRLQQLGLFCSIFTISMYLSPLTDLAKVIQTKSTQRLSFSLTIATLLTSASWTLYGFRLRDPYIMPLGFQVPNLPGILTSFIRLWLFWKYPQDQDRNYQLLQT